The bacterium genomic sequence ATGATTTCTGAAAAGAGGACAGTTCACCCTTGATGACTTCCCGTTTAATTTCCAATCCGACAAGAAAGAAAAACACCGTCATTAACCCGTCATTGATCCAATGCTCTATGGATTTCTTTAGAACAAAATCGTCGAATACGATTCCCATTCGGTGTTTAAGTACTCCAAAATATAAATCTTGAAGCGGTGAATTCGCCATAATTAACGCGATGACCACACAGCCCAACAAAATAATACCGCCGCTCTTTTCTGAATCAAGAAATTCCTTAAATGAATTGTCTGAACTTTCTGTTGGGCTATTCATAATAACACTCCTCTTATGAGTCCAAATCTGATTCTAAGAATTCAACCATTCTTCGTTCCGACCAATAGATTCCGTTATGGCCGAAGCTGATAAATCCTACATGCCCGCCGGATGTAGGTATTTCAAGAAAAAAATTCGGGTTACCATTTGCCTCGTTTATAGGATAACAAGGCGGAGCAAAAAACGGGTCATTCTTTGCGCTTACAAGTAACGTGGGTACGGCAATATTTGGAATAAATGGCTTACAGCTGCATTTCGCCCAATATTCCTCAGCGTCTCTAAAACCATTCATCGGCGCCGTATATCGATCATCAAATTGACGAAATGTTTTTATTTTATCATATCCATCATCATCCAGTTGGCCTGGAAATATTTCCATTTTAGCTTTAATTTTTTCGTGCAACATTTTCAGAAATCGCTTCATATAAATTCTGCAATCGGGCGCCTCCATGCGAATAGCTCCTGCCTTGAGATCGCATAGAACGGAATAACAAACCGCCTTTTTAATTATCGGATGAATTTGTTTTCCCCGTTCACCCAGATACTTCAGAATAACATTGCCGCCAAGGCTAAAACCGATCAACACCATTTCATCATATTTATTTTGCCGAATAATATGTTGCACAACGCATTCCACATCTTCGGAAATTCCGCTGTGATAGGATCTGGCTTGTTTATTCGGCTCGCCGCTGCAGCTGCGAAAATTTACCGCAAGCGCATCACGCCCGCTGTCGTTCAGCGCCTTGGCCATTCCGCGTATATAATGCCTGTCCGTGCTGCCTTCCAAACCATGGCAAAGAATTCCGACCGATTTGGAGCCTATTCTCGACCAGTCAATATCGAGAAAGTCATCGTCAGGCGTGGCGATGCGCTCCCGCAAGTAATGAATACCATTTACTTTTCTAAATAGTGACGGAAATATTGTCTGGATATGCGTATTTCCAAAAAACGGAGGCGCTACGTAATCTGACCAAATAATAGGCATTAATTCTTACGTTTGGTTGAATACAAACATCCGGTTTGCAATTCTAACGCCACCGTTATGTTATGTATATTTTGTCGGTTTGATAAATCGTACAGCGGCGAAAGTCTATCTTATCAATGCCTTCAATCGCTTGCCTCGCCTCCACCCGTGAATGGCAAGTGTCGGTCCAATCAATCCGTAGGTCATGCCGGCCAGAAAACCGCTGATAAAAGTACTTTCAAAACAAGCCAGCAGTATCGATACAATGGCAATTAACATCAGTAGAATACAGGATTGTATTGCAGATTTTGTCATGAATACTTCAACCACATTAAGCTCCAGAGATTCACGCAAACGATAAGCATGCCAATGCAACGCGCCGAATATCATAAAAATTAAAAAGAACCCGGAACCGTAGATCAACATCATGGTTCCAACTTCGGAAGCGCCCACCACATGGTGTCCTGCCATATTTGGAAAAAGGAGGCCGTTGATCACGTAGGAAAAAACAAACTTCAGGGGAAATACATAGAACAGCACAACAAATAGAAGAAACGCGTTGAGCGTCAGCGTAAAAATGTCGGACAGTCCGTAACGCCTGAAGAATTTATAATGTGAGTACCATATCCAAATAAGTATGGTAAAACAAAGCCCAAATGCAAAAAAACCGCGCATCGTATCGAATAATTGTGAAAAAGTTTTTGGCACTTCCAATGAAACCACGATCAGGGTTATTGCAAATGCGAAAACAGCATCGCTGAATCCTTCGATCCGCGTTACTTCTTTCCCGCGCCATCTGAAATTAATTTCCGATCCGATTCCCTTCCTGCTCCAATTTTCTCTTATCATCTTAACCTCACTTTAAACAAGTTTTCTTTATCATACGCATTATTGAGGCTTCGCTTGTGTAATCTTGCACTTTATTTAGCGGTATCCACTGAACATCGTGAGATTCGTGAGTTACTTTTACCGTGCCTCGCATATCCGCCTCAAGTATGAAACGGATATCGTAATGTAAATGCAAAGGATCACTTTTAAATGGTGGAATTTCATGAATATCAATGTCGAATATGTCTTTCGATACCGGAACAAAGACATCGAGGCCGGACTCCTCCTGCGCTTCACGAATCGCAACGCGCAAAACATCCGGATCCCCGTCCGCATGTCCTCCCAATTGAAGCCACTTATGTAACTTCCGATGATGCGTCAGCAGTACGTGCGTACGATCCGCATTGACGATCCAGGCTGCGGCGGTGATATGTCCTGTTTGTAAATGTCGTTCCAAACAATTCGCATGCGTCTTAACAAATTGTGTCGTCGCATTTAATATTTTTTTTTCTTCGTCATTAGACGCACGATAGGAGGCTAATTTTTCCAGGAGAAATTGGCGGTGCATTGAAATTTCACAAATGAGTAAAAATAAGCTGACGGGACGAAATCTATTTTTTGGTTGATAAGGCGGGCTGCATGATCGGGAAAAATAATTTGAACGAAGAACCCTTCCCTACTTCACTCTCAACCGTTATCTTGCCGTTGTGTTTTTTAATGATTTCTTGTGTGATAGGTAAACCCAAGCCGGTGCCTTCATGCGCGTCTTTTGTTGTAAAACCGGTAACAAAAATCTTGTCAAGATTTTCTTTGGAAATGCCCATCCCATTGTCCGCAATGTCTACAACCACGTCGTCGCCTTCAATGTAAGTGTTGATTTGAACTTTAACGTCGTTCGATCGCGATTGCGCGGCGTTGTTGATGATATTGATCATCACCTGGGAAATAGGACCGGGAAGGCCCATAACATTGGGAATTGTGCCGAATTTTTTGACAAATTCAACATTGTGCTTGAATTTTGAATGTAACAAAGACAATGCGCGTTCAATCTGAGCATGCAAATCCGTCTTAACAAACTCGGCATCATCCAACCTTGAAAATCCGCGCAAGTCTTCAATGATATCCGTTACCAGGTCACAGGAATGATTAATAATAGTCACGGCGGACTCGAATTCCTGCATTAACTCTTCAACATCGGATCTTTCCGAAAAGGACTTTCTTAGATCTTCCGCTGAAAGCTTCCCGCTAACCACTTCCTGAACTTCAGTCAGAATCTCTTTGACGTCATTCCACTCAAATGTCAGTAGTTTCGTAGAATTGTTAATGTTATTGATCGGGTTCCTAATCTCATGCGCAATGCTCCCCATAAGCTGCCCCAGCATGGACATTTTTTCGGAACGGATCAGATGTTCCTGAGCATCCTTCAGAGATTGATAAGTCTCCTTCAGCTCCGCGTGCGCTTTTTCAAGCTCTTTGCTTTTGAAATAGAAATCTACGCCACGTTTAATGCTGATTCGAAGGTCATCAGGCTCGAACGGTTTAGTAATGTATTGGAAAACGCGTCCTGCGTTGATTGATTCAATCAGATCTTTTACGTCCGTATATCCGGTGAGAATGATTCGGATACAATCGGGTTTGATGCTGATGGAACGGTTAAGAAATTCCGTTCCGGACATTACAGGCATGCGTTGGTCGGATACGATAAGCGAAATATTCTGATTCGCTTCCAGGATTTCAAGCGCGTCTTTCCCGCTGGATGCGGCATATACTATGTATTCATCGGCAAGAATTCGGCTAAGGACTTTAAGTACATTCTCTTCATCATCCACAATAAGTATTTCAACTTTATCGCTTTGCGGCAATACAGTCTCCTCCGTTACCGATTCATTGTCAGTCTGTGGAAGTCTTTTTAGTGACATGCTGAGATTAGGATAGTGTTGACCTTGATATGCGTATCGTATGAGAGTATACGGAATACGCCAATTTAAATCAAGCATGAACTTTCCAGCGCCTATGATGCCAAAGCCATTGTTCAGGATGCGCCGTAACGATTTTTTCAATTTCTGTCGTATAGGATTGAACTTGCCCGTCCATGGAAAGCGACGTATTTAGCTCGAACG encodes the following:
- a CDS encoding alpha/beta fold hydrolase; this encodes MPIIWSDYVAPPFFGNTHIQTIFPSLFRKVNGIHYLRERIATPDDDFLDIDWSRIGSKSVGILCHGLEGSTDRHYIRGMAKALNDSGRDALAVNFRSCSGEPNKQARSYHSGISEDVECVVQHIIRQNKYDEMVLIGFSLGGNVILKYLGERGKQIHPIIKKAVCYSVLCDLKAGAIRMEAPDCRIYMKRFLKMLHEKIKAKMEIFPGQLDDDGYDKIKTFRQFDDRYTAPMNGFRDAEEYWAKCSCKPFIPNIAVPTLLVSAKNDPFFAPPCYPINEANGNPNFFLEIPTSGGHVGFISFGHNGIYWSERRMVEFLESDLDS
- a CDS encoding DUF1211 domain-containing protein; its protein translation is MIRENWSRKGIGSEINFRWRGKEVTRIEGFSDAVFAFAITLIVVSLEVPKTFSQLFDTMRGFFAFGLCFTILIWIWYSHYKFFRRYGLSDIFTLTLNAFLLFVVLFYVFPLKFVFSYVINGLLFPNMAGHHVVGASEVGTMMLIYGSGFFLIFMIFGALHWHAYRLRESLELNVVEVFMTKSAIQSCILLMLIAIVSILLACFESTFISGFLAGMTYGLIGPTLAIHGWRRGKRLKALIR
- a CDS encoding NUDIX hydrolase, with the protein product MHRQFLLEKLASYRASNDEEKKILNATTQFVKTHANCLERHLQTGHITAAAWIVNADRTHVLLTHHRKLHKWLQLGGHADGDPDVLRVAIREAQEESGLDVFVPVSKDIFDIDIHEIPPFKSDPLHLHYDIRFILEADMRGTVKVTHESHDVQWIPLNKVQDYTSEASIMRMIKKTCLK
- a CDS encoding response regulator, encoding MLDLNWRIPYTLIRYAYQGQHYPNLSMSLKRLPQTDNESVTEETVLPQSDKVEILIVDDEENVLKVLSRILADEYIVYAASSGKDALEILEANQNISLIVSDQRMPVMSGTEFLNRSISIKPDCIRIILTGYTDVKDLIESINAGRVFQYITKPFEPDDLRISIKRGVDFYFKSKELEKAHAELKETYQSLKDAQEHLIRSEKMSMLGQLMGSIAHEIRNPINNINNSTKLLTFEWNDVKEILTEVQEVVSGKLSAEDLRKSFSERSDVEELMQEFESAVTIINHSCDLVTDIIEDLRGFSRLDDAEFVKTDLHAQIERALSLLHSKFKHNVEFVKKFGTIPNVMGLPGPISQVMINIINNAAQSRSNDVKVQINTYIEGDDVVVDIADNGMGISKENLDKIFVTGFTTKDAHEGTGLGLPITQEIIKKHNGKITVESEVGKGSSFKLFFPIMQPALSTKK